A window of Polaribacter litorisediminis contains these coding sequences:
- a CDS encoding DEAD/DEAH box helicase, translating into MNIFNVHNQIISDYKSYINSFLLIKDQRIKKKVEEELEEGRLWPEPLIQFNPTFEKGISIKKLADDQIVDSGLNHCFKGFDLYRHQVEAIKKGVNGESFIVTSGTGSGKSLTFLATIFSDLLKNNYASGIKAILVYPMNALINSQEEEIKKYADNFKENTGQDFPLTFAKYTGQESGDERENIKNNPPDIIQTNYMMLELIMTRASERSMRDSIFENLRYLVFDELHTYRGRQGADVSLLIRRIQASSNNELICIGTSATMASGGTLSDQKLAVAKVGKQIFDKEFNKSQIIGEYLENTTISSVVNLKEVARVLRDKIDISESSEMFINHPLAIWLENKIALKLLEDNTTTRATPRTLSLIAQELSVDTNVDIELCKSMLVDFLKWAEFLNEEASKMNNRKSYLPFKFHQFIAQTGNVSVTMEIPEDRQITLDNTLYTRDDETNQELFVYPVLFSRYSGHEFICVRKDYDKNILIPRNPSDLPQKITKTSLAGSKALGTKKRQLGALDFPDGYILLNNDQPIWKDDDIFDLPENWTKKSDERVIENYYESKIPQRIWIDKNGDFSENEDSSKIQAWFLPCHLLLDPTSGVIFDSKVHEFTKLMRLGNEGRSTATTITALSTIKALNQEGLDQSLQKLLSFTDNRQDASLQAGHFNDFISTVQLRSAIYYALLDNNEGLNASNIANKTAEKLALKEIEYARRPSENPKYPDAKNKEMLEEYLFTRILYDLKRGWRYNTPNLEQCALLDIDYKTLNQLAKDDDEWKNIALMNVLSVSERTEVLKQITTYFRTSFALDHRKLEEGKRAELANEIKDKLRIDSNWCLDENEKIAAPVTLIPRGVGKLPFGIETAGCGHLSALGKYFKRLFNQYHGKTPFKGDELTDFMITIYEVMRRANILQSFEVKGRKGSVMGYRLRLDQVVWKLGNEKTVELDKVRINTISDLEIKPNTYFQDYYKINYADLNKNIYGAEHTGQLPSHDRQEREIDFRSGKISALFCSPTMELGIDISSMNVVHMRNVPPGPANYAQRSGRAGRSGQTALVMTYCSNNSPHDRNYFDNATEMVAGVVAAPKLDLSNQELIISHLNAYIFMELGLSQVRTSVSEILDLSQMDKFPIREDIKAFIKEQIELNQDKWIIQFKKSLKNILPQLKESNWYSDKKLENQARKYFEILDRSFNRWRELYRNATKMINKARMIMDDPTIKSGAQEKKNANKDHFLAQRQRELLLNDSRNYSSQSEFYIFRYLAAEGFLPGYNFTRLPVRTFVGNRDKGEYISRPRFIALKEFGPNNLIYHMGNKYRVNRMMLTDSEQLLHKLKISKTTGYVFLDAEGVSVNNDPITNVELNNEDTLEVKPNLLELAESQTKLMERISSQEEERSSSGYDIEQYFSFSGGLRNTQKSKLTYNGELLLELRYGPSARLLQLNRKWRRSKPGDENGYNIGLNTGFWKNPSEEEKEPEKDPIKKVHVYATDTADVLYIQPVKTLGLDEDGVITLTYALKRAIEKIFQIEESELGAWNMGSGEHANILLYEAAESSLGVLSELIKNPDKLKEVFKEAYKLCYYNPVTLEDDKPDALRASYDDLLSYYNQRHHGVINREFIKTPLELLFKATIEVGKNEQSNYHKQFEFLKDAYDKKSSTELKFLNYLYNQGLALPDRAQVNFKNYYISADFVYDNSDNGTQSFVFIDGSVHDKESVKEDDIKKRGLLADAGYDVIVWRYDLDLKELAESRKDIFRKVVDNE; encoded by the coding sequence ATGAATATATTCAACGTCCATAATCAAATTATAAGTGATTATAAATCGTATATTAATAGTTTTTTATTAATAAAAGATCAAAGAATAAAGAAAAAAGTAGAAGAAGAATTAGAAGAAGGTCGATTATGGCCGGAACCTTTAATTCAATTCAATCCAACATTTGAAAAAGGAATTTCAATTAAAAAATTGGCGGATGACCAAATTGTAGATAGTGGGTTAAATCATTGTTTTAAAGGATTTGATTTGTATCGTCATCAGGTTGAGGCTATTAAAAAAGGTGTGAATGGTGAAAGTTTCATTGTTACCTCAGGAACAGGTTCTGGAAAGTCTTTAACTTTTTTAGCTACAATTTTTAGTGACCTATTAAAAAATAATTACGCTTCAGGAATTAAAGCAATATTAGTTTACCCAATGAATGCTTTAATTAATTCTCAAGAAGAGGAGATAAAAAAATACGCTGATAACTTTAAAGAAAATACAGGTCAAGATTTTCCTTTAACTTTTGCAAAATATACAGGGCAAGAATCTGGAGATGAAAGAGAGAATATTAAAAACAACCCTCCAGATATAATCCAGACCAATTATATGATGCTGGAGTTAATCATGACAAGAGCTTCAGAAAGGTCAATGCGCGACTCCATTTTTGAGAATTTAAGATACTTAGTTTTTGATGAATTGCATACTTATCGTGGTCGTCAAGGTGCAGATGTATCTTTATTAATAAGAAGAATTCAAGCCTCCTCAAATAATGAATTAATTTGTATTGGTACCTCCGCTACTATGGCAAGTGGAGGAACTTTGTCTGATCAAAAATTGGCAGTTGCGAAAGTAGGGAAGCAAATTTTTGATAAAGAGTTTAATAAATCTCAAATTATAGGTGAGTATTTGGAGAATACGACTATAAGTAGTGTCGTTAATTTGAAAGAAGTAGCAAGAGTTTTAAGAGATAAAATAGATATTTCTGAATCGTCAGAAATGTTCATAAACCACCCATTAGCTATTTGGTTAGAAAATAAAATAGCTTTAAAATTATTAGAAGATAATACAACAACAAGAGCAACTCCAAGAACATTATCCTTAATAGCACAAGAATTATCAGTGGATACAAATGTAGATATTGAACTATGTAAAAGTATGCTAGTTGATTTTTTAAAATGGGCTGAGTTTTTGAACGAGGAAGCTTCTAAAATGAATAATCGTAAAAGCTATTTGCCTTTTAAATTTCATCAATTTATAGCACAAACAGGTAATGTTTCTGTAACAATGGAAATTCCTGAAGATAGACAGATTACCTTAGATAATACCTTGTACACAAGAGATGATGAAACAAATCAGGAACTTTTTGTGTATCCAGTTTTATTTAGTAGATATTCTGGGCATGAATTTATTTGCGTAAGAAAGGACTATGATAAAAATATATTAATTCCAAGAAATCCAAGTGACTTACCTCAAAAAATAACCAAAACTTCTTTAGCTGGTAGTAAAGCTTTAGGTACAAAAAAAAGACAATTAGGTGCATTAGATTTTCCTGATGGATATATTTTATTGAATAATGATCAGCCAATTTGGAAAGATGATGATATTTTTGACTTACCGGAAAACTGGACAAAAAAGAGTGATGAAAGAGTAATAGAGAATTATTATGAATCTAAAATACCTCAAAGAATTTGGATTGATAAAAATGGTGATTTTTCAGAAAATGAAGATAGTTCAAAAATACAAGCGTGGTTTCTTCCTTGTCATTTGCTTTTAGATCCTACATCAGGTGTAATTTTTGACTCAAAAGTTCATGAGTTTACAAAATTAATGCGTCTTGGTAATGAAGGTAGAAGCACAGCAACAACTATTACGGCTTTAAGCACTATAAAAGCTTTAAATCAAGAAGGTTTAGATCAAAGTTTACAGAAGCTATTAAGTTTTACGGATAATAGACAAGATGCCTCTTTACAGGCAGGTCATTTTAATGATTTTATTTCAACAGTTCAATTAAGGTCAGCAATATATTATGCTCTTTTAGATAATAATGAAGGATTAAACGCAAGTAATATAGCAAATAAAACGGCTGAAAAGTTGGCGTTAAAAGAGATTGAATACGCCAGGAGACCTTCTGAAAATCCAAAATATCCAGATGCAAAAAATAAAGAAATGCTAGAAGAGTATTTATTTACTCGAATTCTTTATGACTTGAAACGAGGTTGGCGTTACAATACACCTAATCTTGAACAATGTGCATTATTAGATATTGATTATAAGACATTAAATCAATTAGCAAAAGATGATGATGAATGGAAAAATATAGCATTAATGAATGTGTTATCTGTATCAGAGCGTACAGAAGTATTAAAACAAATAACAACTTATTTTAGAACTTCTTTTGCTTTAGATCATCGTAAATTAGAAGAAGGTAAAAGAGCTGAACTTGCAAATGAAATAAAAGACAAACTAAGAATTGATAGTAATTGGTGCTTAGATGAAAATGAGAAAATTGCAGCTCCAGTAACGCTAATACCAAGAGGTGTTGGCAAGTTGCCTTTTGGTATAGAAACTGCAGGTTGTGGACATTTAAGTGCTTTAGGAAAGTATTTCAAAAGGCTATTTAATCAGTATCACGGTAAAACCCCTTTTAAAGGAGATGAATTAACCGATTTTATGATTACTATTTATGAGGTAATGCGTCGAGCTAATATATTACAGTCTTTTGAAGTAAAAGGAAGAAAAGGATCAGTAATGGGGTATCGACTTCGTTTAGACCAGGTAGTTTGGAAGTTAGGTAATGAAAAAACAGTAGAATTAGATAAAGTTCGAATTAATACGATTTCTGATCTTGAAATAAAACCAAACACCTACTTTCAAGACTATTATAAAATTAACTACGCAGATTTAAATAAGAATATTTATGGAGCTGAGCATACAGGTCAGTTACCTTCTCATGACAGACAAGAGAGAGAAATAGATTTTAGATCAGGAAAAATATCAGCGCTATTTTGTTCACCTACAATGGAATTAGGAATTGATATTAGCAGTATGAATGTGGTACATATGCGAAATGTTCCTCCGGGTCCTGCTAATTACGCACAAAGAAGTGGGCGTGCAGGTAGAAGTGGGCAAACGGCTTTAGTAATGACTTACTGTTCAAATAATTCCCCTCATGATAGAAATTATTTTGACAATGCTACAGAAATGGTTGCAGGTGTTGTCGCAGCACCAAAACTAGATTTATCAAACCAAGAGTTGATAATTTCTCATTTAAATGCATACATTTTTATGGAGTTGGGACTGTCACAAGTTAGAACATCGGTTTCTGAGATTTTAGATTTATCTCAAATGGATAAATTTCCTATTCGAGAAGATATCAAAGCTTTTATAAAAGAGCAGATTGAATTAAATCAAGATAAATGGATTATTCAATTTAAAAAATCCTTAAAAAATATATTACCTCAATTAAAAGAGAGTAACTGGTATTCTGATAAGAAATTAGAAAATCAAGCAAGAAAGTATTTCGAAATTTTAGATCGTAGCTTTAATCGTTGGAGAGAATTATATAGAAATGCAACGAAAATGATTAATAAAGCACGAATGATTATGGATGATCCTACGATCAAGTCTGGTGCTCAAGAAAAGAAAAACGCAAATAAAGATCATTTTTTAGCACAAAGACAAAGAGAACTTTTACTAAATGATTCTCGAAATTATAGCTCTCAATCAGAATTTTACATTTTCAGGTATTTAGCAGCTGAAGGTTTTTTACCAGGATATAATTTTACACGTTTACCAGTAAGAACTTTTGTTGGTAATAGAGATAAAGGAGAGTACATTTCTAGACCTCGTTTTATTGCTTTAAAAGAGTTTGGTCCAAATAATCTGATTTATCATATGGGTAATAAGTACCGTGTAAATCGTATGATGTTAACAGATTCTGAACAATTATTACATAAATTAAAAATAAGTAAAACTACAGGATATGTTTTCTTAGATGCTGAAGGTGTTAGTGTAAATAATGACCCAATCACTAATGTAGAATTAAATAACGAGGATACCCTGGAAGTAAAACCAAATTTATTAGAATTAGCTGAAAGTCAAACAAAACTAATGGAACGTATTTCTTCACAAGAGGAAGAACGATCATCATCAGGCTATGATATAGAACAATACTTTTCTTTTTCTGGAGGACTTAGAAACACTCAAAAAAGTAAGTTAACCTATAATGGAGAATTGTTGTTAGAATTACGCTATGGTCCTTCTGCAAGATTATTGCAATTGAATAGAAAATGGAGAAGATCGAAGCCAGGAGATGAAAATGGATACAATATTGGCTTAAATACAGGTTTTTGGAAAAACCCATCAGAAGAAGAAAAAGAACCTGAAAAAGATCCTATTAAAAAAGTACATGTATATGCAACAGACACAGCAGATGTTTTATATATACAACCAGTAAAAACTTTAGGACTTGATGAAGATGGCGTTATTACGCTAACTTATGCTTTAAAAAGAGCTATTGAGAAAATTTTTCAAATAGAGGAAAGTGAATTGGGTGCTTGGAACATGGGATCTGGAGAGCATGCAAACATATTATTATATGAAGCTGCTGAAAGTAGTTTAGGGGTTCTCTCTGAATTGATTAAAAATCCAGATAAACTAAAAGAAGTTTTCAAAGAAGCTTATAAACTATGTTACTACAATCCAGTAACGCTGGAAGATGATAAACCAGATGCACTTCGTGCATCTTATGATGATTTATTATCCTATTACAATCAAAGACATCATGGGGTTATCAACAGAGAGTTTATTAAAACACCTTTAGAGTTACTTTTTAAAGCAACTATTGAAGTAGGTAAAAATGAACAAAGTAATTATCATAAACAGTTTGAATTTTTAAAAGATGCTTATGACAAAAAATCATCAACTGAATTAAAGTTTTTAAATTATTTATACAACCAAGGTTTGGCGCTTCCAGATAGAGCTCAGGTAAATTTTAAAAATTATTACATTTCTGCAGATTTCGTTTATGATAACAGTGATAACGGTACTCAATCATTTGTATTTATTGATGGATCAGTGCACGATAAAGAATCTGTAAAAGAAGATGATATTAAAAAGAGAGGTTTGTTAGCAGATGCTGGTTATGACGTAATTGTTTGGAGATATGATCTAGATTTAAAAGAATTGGCAGAAAGCAGAAAAGATATTTTTAGAAAAGTGGTAGATAATGAATAG